CGCTATGGCGTGGATGGACCAAACTTGAAATTCTCGTCGAAGGTTGGTGCCTTGCAAGGAGTCTGAATGAAATGTGATCAAGAGACAGGCCTTTAGGCGGTGGTTGTTACTCTGCCGAAAATAAGGCGCAAATAAGGTGTTTGGTACCTTTAGTGAGTGCAGGTAGTAAAAAATTTGTGCTTAAATTTTACATAATCTTGCAAAAGAAGCTACATGAAGCTACATTATAATTTATGCGTACCGTTGGGTTGAAAGTTTTAAAAAATAAACTTAGCGAGTACGTACGTATTGCTTCACAGGGGGAGCCAGTGCTTATTTCAGACCATGATCATGTAGTAGCAGAATTATTACCGCCATCATCTAGTCGAGCTAGAGAAGTTGCCGATGTTTTACTTGCGGATTTAGTACGCAAAGGAATAGTGTCTCCAGCCATTTTGCCACCTAGTGGCAGACCAAAAGTACCACCGCGCGACAGCACTCTTGCCGAAGTTTTAAATGAATTAGATGCTGATCGAGCTGATAAATGATTTATTTAGATACTTCAGTAGTGTTAGCCGAATTATTTGCTGAAGATAAGCAAGTAGCAGAATCTTTATGGTATGAGCCTTTAATATCAAGTCGTTTGCTTGAGTATGAACTATATAATCGTATCAATGCACGTAAATTATCGAACAGCTATAGTGAGGCAGTCAGAAATATATTAGGTAGAGTTTCATTAGTAGAGCTTTCTCCTGTAGTATTGCAAAGAGCAATTGAGCTATTTCCTGTAACGATACGTACTTTAGATGCTTTGCATTTAGCAACAGCATGTTATCTGCGTGATCATCATCAAAAAATAACATTAGCTACTTTTGATGAGCGTATGCGAAATGCGAGCACGGCATTAGGTATTGAACTGTTTTGCGATAGCTAGGTGGTTTAAAAGTATAGTAGAGCCTGCAATTTTTGCGCTTTATTTTCAAGCTCATTAAAAACCTTGTGGTCAGCTTCGTCTTTATTGGTATGCGTAACTACAAGCAAATCAAAGTCAGAGCGATAATCGGTTTTTAAATCAATAACAAAATCACCCTGTGCATAACTGCCAAACAGCATTAGCATTTGCACAAGCGGACAGTCAGCAAAAATTTTCGTAATGTCGGCAAGCTACTGCTGCACTTCAATGCTAAGTTTAGTTAATATAGCTTTGTCATAGATAATGGGCTTACTTTTGCTCATCACTTTTACAACTTGTGATTTATTAATTTACGCTTGGCAACACTTGTGAGCTTTAAAGAA
The window above is part of the Deltaproteobacteria bacterium genome. Proteins encoded here:
- a CDS encoding type II toxin-antitoxin system Phd/YefM family antitoxin; translation: MRTVGLKVLKNKLSEYVRIASQGEPVLISDHDHVVAELLPPSSSRAREVADVLLADLVRKGIVSPAILPPSGRPKVPPRDSTLAEVLNELDADRADK
- a CDS encoding type II toxin-antitoxin system VapC family toxin, giving the protein MIYLDTSVVLAELFAEDKQVAESLWYEPLISSRLLEYELYNRINARKLSNSYSEAVRNILGRVSLVELSPVVLQRAIELFPVTIRTLDALHLATACYLRDHHQKITLATFDERMRNASTALGIELFCDS